From the Methanobacteriaceae archaeon genome, one window contains:
- a CDS encoding sodium:solute symporter family protein, whose amino-acid sequence MNILLLSIIILAYMIIIGYTGYVAWKRTKTAEDFMVAGRTTHPYIMAMSYGATFISTAAIVGFGGIAGLYGMG is encoded by the coding sequence ATGAATATATTATTATTATCAATTATTATTTTGGCATATATGATTATAATTGGTTATACTGGGTATGTAGCTTGGAAACGGACTAAAACTGCTGAAGATTTCATGGTTGCCGGCCGTACCACTCACCCGTATATTATGGCCATGAGTTATGGTGCTACATTTATTAGTACTGCGGCTATTGTTGGTTTTGGAGGTATAGCTGGACTTTATGGGATGGGA
- a CDS encoding PAS domain S-box protein, protein MGFVTMHYKKKKKRQDVNESNKSEDIFVEPDSFNEKIHLNEVFKESEEGYKFPINNSKVPINIFSEDMKILDVNKKLIQLSGYSKKELLSMKMKDIYPESAEILSKGIKKIIEAKKFPIFEINLHTKKGKIIPVKIVVTELKNYGPKSVFLGTVRDNDALMQIEKALTGIEKSFRTLAETSFDIIMLFDRECRNLYVNPTIEKLSGIPPEDFIGKKFVQLGLSDDLVKLYKETVYKVFETKTDDHVELKLPKGTWIDAFLVPEFDEKGEVKFVIITARDITERKKMEEALKHSEEYQRTIFSSVHTGIIVVDEKTHEILDVNQVAADLIGVSKEKIMGNICHRYICPADEGKCPISDLDQVLDNSERVLLDVKGNEIPILKTVIPIKLAGRECLLESFIDMTERKKMEEALKHSEESFRALSDDSIDLIMRHDREHRHLYVNPIVEKFTGIMPEDFIGKTLKEMGFPKDLVKLWEKAIDKVFKTKKITTLNLNSRRVYG, encoded by the coding sequence TTGGGTTTTGTTACTATGCACTATAAAAAAAAGAAAAAACGTCAAGATGTAAATGAATCTAACAAATCAGAAGACATCTTTGTAGAACCTGATAGTTTCAATGAAAAAATACATTTAAATGAGGTTTTTAAAGAATCTGAAGAGGGATATAAATTCCCTATTAATAATTCTAAAGTTCCAATAAACATCTTCTCTGAAGATATGAAGATTTTAGATGTAAATAAAAAGCTAATTCAACTCTCAGGATATTCTAAAAAAGAGCTTTTATCCATGAAAATGAAAGATATATACCCTGAATCAGCTGAAATCTTGAGTAAAGGAATAAAAAAGATAATTGAAGCTAAAAAATTTCCTATTTTTGAAATTAACTTACATACTAAAAAGGGGAAGATTATACCTGTTAAAATAGTTGTCACTGAACTTAAAAACTATGGTCCAAAAAGTGTTTTCCTAGGTACTGTGAGAGATAATGATGCACTTATGCAAATAGAAAAAGCTTTAACTGGTATTGAAAAAAGTTTTAGAACATTAGCTGAGACTTCATTTGATATTATCATGCTTTTTGATCGAGAATGCAGAAATCTTTATGTGAATCCAACAATCGAAAAGCTAAGTGGTATTCCTCCAGAGGATTTTATTGGCAAAAAGTTTGTACAACTTGGTTTATCTGATGATTTAGTTAAACTGTACAAAGAGACTGTTTATAAAGTTTTTGAAACCAAAACCGATGATCATGTTGAATTAAAACTTCCTAAAGGTACTTGGATAGATGCTTTTTTAGTGCCTGAATTTGATGAAAAAGGTGAGGTAAAGTTTGTTATAATTACTGCACGAGATATCACTGAACGTAAAAAAATGGAAGAAGCCTTAAAACATAGTGAAGAATATCAAAGAACCATTTTTTCTTCAGTCCACACTGGAATTATTGTAGTTGATGAGAAAACCCATGAAATACTTGATGTTAATCAAGTAGCCGCCGACCTCATAGGTGTTTCAAAAGAAAAAATTATGGGAAATATATGTCACAGATACATATGCCCCGCTGACGAAGGTAAATGCCCCATCAGTGACCTTGATCAAGTTTTAGATAATTCTGAACGTGTTCTTTTAGATGTTAAAGGTAATGAAATACCCATATTAAAAACTGTGATTCCAATAAAATTAGCAGGACGTGAATGCCTACTAGAAAGTTTTATAGATATGACTGAACGTAAAAAAATGGAAGAAGCCTTAAAACATAGTGAAGAAAGTTTCAGGGCTTTATCCGATGATTCAATTGACCTTATCATGCGTCATGATAGAGAGCACAGACACCTTTATGTAAATCCCATTGTTGAAAAGTTTACAGGTATTATGCCTGAGGACTTTATAGGTAAAACACTTAAGGAAATGGGATTTCCAAAGGATTTAGTGAAATTGTGGGAGAAAGCTATTGACAAAGTATTCAAAACAAAAAAAATAACCACATTGAATTTGAACTCCCGAAGGGTATATGGATAG
- a CDS encoding twin-arginine translocase TatA/TatE family subunit yields the protein MIGGLGMPELLIILFVVLLLFGAKKLPELAKGMGKALGEFKRTQRETEFKIKEESDQAKNTEKNTEISADKEEIKVENESKEETLQTTEKSENKAK from the coding sequence ATGATTGGTGGACTAGGAATGCCAGAACTTCTAATAATTCTCTTTGTAGTACTTCTACTTTTTGGTGCAAAGAAGCTTCCCGAACTTGCCAAAGGAATGGGTAAAGCTTTGGGAGAGTTCAAAAGGACTCAACGTGAAACCGAGTTTAAAATAAAAGAAGAATCAGATCAGGCAAAAAATACAGAAAAAAATACAGAAATATCAGCAGATAAAGAAGAAATCAAAGTGGAAAATGAATCTAAAGAAGAAACACTACAAACAACTGAAAAATCAGAAAATAAAGCAAAATAG
- the tatC gene encoding twin-arginine translocase subunit TatC, whose protein sequence is MDESLISHFEELRTRLIRIVIVVLGLSCATFPFANQLLIRIQNDLLPEGIRLIVISPLEAVWAQVEVSLLVAFVIALPYILYEIMKFLKPALKGSENSFLIKTIPPALILFGIGAIFTYKIVLVMTLTFLIGYATSSGVTPLLSLGDFISFALLMILTFGLLFELPLVCGALASLDLIDSDTLTGNRKGAYVGILVIAGILTPDPTPFTQLIVTFPMILLFEVSILLTKYIHRDIKTDVANESIG, encoded by the coding sequence ATGGATGAATCATTAATCTCACATTTTGAAGAGCTAAGAACTAGATTGATAAGAATAGTTATAGTAGTTCTAGGATTATCTTGTGCAACATTTCCATTTGCTAATCAATTACTTATTAGAATTCAGAATGATTTACTGCCTGAAGGGATCCGTTTGATTGTTATAAGTCCATTAGAAGCAGTATGGGCACAAGTAGAAGTATCTTTACTTGTTGCGTTTGTTATTGCTCTACCATACATTCTTTATGAAATCATGAAATTTTTAAAACCTGCCCTTAAAGGTTCTGAAAATTCCTTTTTAATAAAAACTATACCTCCTGCATTGATACTTTTTGGAATTGGAGCCATATTTACTTACAAAATTGTGCTTGTAATGACATTAACATTCCTTATTGGTTATGCAACCTCTTCAGGAGTTACGCCACTATTATCTTTAGGGGATTTTATTTCATTTGCACTTCTTATGATATTGACATTCGGGCTCCTATTTGAATTACCATTAGTATGTGGTGCCCTTGCATCCCTTGATCTAATTGATTCTGATACACTTACAGGTAACAGAAAAGGAGCTTACGTAGGTATTTTGGTAATTGCAGGAATTTTAACACCTGATCCAACACCATTTACACAGCTTATCGTCACCTTCCCTATGATCCTCTTATTTGAGGTGAGTATTCTTTTGACGAAATACATCCATAGAGATATAAAAACAGATGTTGCAAATGAATCGATTGGTTAA
- a CDS encoding hydrogenase maturation protease, with product MICVVGFGNLLLGDDGVGIQIIQKLEERDLPNQADIIDAGTYGAILFSLIEKYNKIIIVDAFRSNQDIENIIFMKASHIIKEKEKYYFSGHDLSLFDIFSMMKSVYSEKILDNICILGIRIHKIEESLELSDDVTKSAEMAVNMITNNFLSGDESWMNH from the coding sequence ATGATCTGTGTTGTTGGCTTTGGAAATTTGTTACTTGGAGATGATGGAGTAGGTATTCAGATAATCCAAAAACTCGAAGAAAGGGATCTTCCAAATCAGGCTGATATAATAGATGCTGGAACATATGGGGCGATTTTGTTTAGTTTAATTGAAAAATATAATAAAATCATTATTGTTGATGCTTTTAGATCCAATCAGGATATAGAAAACATTATATTCATGAAGGCATCTCATATAATAAAAGAGAAGGAGAAATATTATTTCTCAGGGCATGATTTAAGTCTATTTGATATATTTTCAATGATGAAATCAGTTTATTCAGAGAAGATCCTGGATAATATATGCATTCTGGGTATCAGGATTCATAAAATCGAAGAATCATTAGAACTTTCAGATGATGTGACAAAAAGTGCAGAAATGGCTGTAAATATGATAACGAACAATTTCCTAAGTGGTGATGAATCATGGATGAATCATTAA
- a CDS encoding nickel-dependent hydrogenase large subunit — protein MKEEVITPYGSIINLPTNYSYTKRPYYTHNGVNYVCEVGPLARLGVAYKAGDNVVKSTVDSIASDWGATANDILSPSTRNRHITRLIETVIMIDRILNGGWANAVAQVDSYSPPTPKAGSGIGVIEAPRGTLTHTITVGSDLKTASYDCMVPTTANTGAFEEAVADDLVEIRPETMALLGREPTEDEKLLLGDASRTIRGFDPCCSCSSHMIELKNPDGTE, from the coding sequence GTGAAAGAAGAGGTCATAACACCCTACGGGAGCATAATAAATCTTCCAACAAACTACAGTTACACCAAAAGACCATACTATACCCATAATGGTGTAAACTATGTTTGTGAAGTAGGACCTTTGGCAAGACTGGGAGTAGCATACAAAGCAGGAGACAACGTTGTAAAATCAACAGTTGACAGTATTGCATCTGATTGGGGTGCTACTGCAAATGATATATTATCTCCTTCAACAAGAAACAGACACATAACAAGATTAATAGAAACAGTGATAATGATCGACAGAATTCTAAATGGTGGTTGGGCTAATGCAGTAGCTCAAGTGGACAGTTATTCACCCCCCACCCCGAAGGCAGGATCTGGTATTGGTGTAATTGAAGCACCCCGTGGAACCCTGACGCACACAATAACAGTAGGATCTGATTTAAAAACTGCATCATACGACTGCATGGTACCAACTACAGCAAACACAGGGGCTTTTGAAGAAGCTGTGGCAGATGATCTCGTGGAGATAAGACCAGAAACAATGGCATTATTAGGACGCGAACCCACTGAAGACGAAAAACTACTTTTAGGAGATGCAAGCCGAACCATAAGAGGATTTGATCCATGTTGTTCATGTTCATCTCACATGATAGAACTAAAAAACCCAGATGGCACTGAATAG
- a CDS encoding twin-arginine translocation signal domain-containing protein, translating to MKKEFKKILDHPIDRRTFLKAVGAGTVATLFSGQATMEEVFAASPKVGILQLGTCAGCQVSLTEFGLDMRYISSSSPTVADILPTIDIKYAPLLVDVLAESFEHMDSLDICIIEGIAGPTVESSELLDHARSISTKVVALGDCASYGGVPGLNSRKGLLDLHPINEVISVDAYIRGCPPQPEQIWYMVTGGAIGEAIKPGRVCDPCIYDPEGPQASELGQPGCKKHLGCQGHDSPWQCGATRSTGGKAPCTLVDDICIGCYRDQYPLTPYYVKGQVQMRNQYGAGNETPSGNTTNATTNTTANKTRMIGK from the coding sequence ATGAAAAAAGAATTCAAAAAAATATTGGATCATCCAATAGATAGGAGAACATTCCTGAAGGCTGTGGGCGCAGGGACCGTGGCAACACTGTTTAGTGGACAAGCGACCATGGAAGAAGTCTTTGCAGCTTCTCCAAAAGTAGGAATACTCCAACTTGGAACATGTGCGGGATGTCAGGTTTCTCTGACAGAATTTGGATTAGATATGAGGTATATCAGTTCTTCAAGCCCAACTGTTGCCGATATACTACCAACAATAGACATAAAATATGCACCACTTCTAGTAGATGTTCTAGCTGAATCATTTGAACATATGGACTCCCTAGATATTTGTATAATCGAGGGTATTGCAGGTCCGACAGTTGAGTCTTCAGAACTTCTGGATCACGCCAGATCGATTTCAACTAAGGTTGTTGCATTAGGAGATTGTGCATCCTACGGTGGAGTTCCTGGTTTGAATTCAAGAAAGGGTCTTTTAGATCTTCACCCTATAAACGAAGTAATTTCAGTAGATGCATACATCAGAGGATGTCCACCACAACCAGAACAAATATGGTACATGGTAACTGGTGGAGCTATTGGCGAAGCCATAAAACCTGGAAGAGTATGTGATCCATGTATCTATGATCCTGAAGGCCCTCAAGCAAGTGAACTAGGTCAGCCAGGATGTAAAAAACATCTCGGATGCCAGGGTCACGATAGTCCATGGCAATGTGGAGCTACAAGAAGCACTGGTGGAAAAGCACCATGTACACTGGTTGATGATATTTGTATAGGATGTTACAGAGACCAGTACCCATTAACACCATATTATGTTAAAGGTCAAGTACAAATGAGAAATCAATATGGGGCTGGAAATGAAACTCCTAGTGGAAATACAACAAACGCAACCACAAACACAACAGCAAACAAAACAAGAATGATAGGTAAATAG
- the nth gene encoding endonuclease III: protein MERLDKYVAKPVKNPNPFRVLITTILSQRTRDENTDEAAATLFSVYKTPAEIANAPTERIEKLIKKAGFFRVKAKRVKEVSRIIHEDYDDVVPCDINKLLGLPGVGRKTANCVLVYGFRKNAIPVDVHVHRISNRLGLVDTKNPDETEFELAKIVPECYWRDLNEKFVRFGQDICRPIGPKHEECPITDLCDFYNES, encoded by the coding sequence ATGGAAAGGCTTGATAAATACGTTGCTAAGCCTGTAAAAAATCCAAATCCATTTAGAGTGTTGATTACAACCATTTTATCCCAGAGAACACGCGATGAAAACACTGATGAAGCTGCAGCTACCCTTTTTTCTGTTTATAAAACACCTGCAGAAATTGCAAATGCTCCAACTGAGAGAATCGAAAAATTAATTAAAAAAGCAGGTTTTTTTAGAGTTAAAGCAAAGAGAGTTAAGGAAGTTTCAAGAATTATTCATGAAGATTATGATGATGTTGTTCCATGTGATATAAATAAATTATTAGGCCTTCCAGGAGTTGGAAGGAAAACTGCAAACTGTGTTCTGGTTTATGGATTTAGAAAGAATGCTATTCCCGTGGATGTACATGTACACCGGATTTCAAATCGTTTGGGGCTTGTTGATACAAAGAATCCTGATGAAACTGAGTTTGAACTTGCTAAAATTGTTCCTGAATGTTATTGGCGTGATTTAAATGAAAAATTTGTGCGTTTTGGGCAGGATATTTGCCGGCCAATTGGGCCAAAACATGAAGAATGTCCCATAACTGATTTATGTGATTTCTATAATGAAAGTTAA